The Hornefia porci genome contains the following window.
ATCATCGTTTGCGGATTATCTGATCGTCGCAAGCGGCGGCTCGGACCGTCAGGTGGCGGCCCTTTCCGATGCGGTGGAGGACCACTTTGAGGCGCTGGGCGTCACTCCCCGGAGCATCGCGGGCAAGAACAACACCGGATGGGTGCTGATGGATTACGGCGACGTGATCGTGAATATTTTCAATCCGGAGCTCAGAGAACGGTATAACCTGGAGCAGGTATGGGGCGACTGCAGCTTTGTGGAGATAAAAGATCAATAACAGGAGTTACAATAATGGACGAGAAGTATAATTTTAAACAGGTAGAAAAAAAGTGGCAGAAATACTGGCAGGAGCATGACAGCTTCCATACAGAGGAGGATCCGTCGAAGGAAAAATATTATGTTCTGGAGATGTTCCCTTATCCGTCGGGAAAGCTTCATATGGGACATGTCAGAAATTATTCGATCGGCGACGTGGTGGCCCGTTTCAAGAAAATGCAGGGCTATAACGTGCTGCATCCGATGGGGTTCGATTCCTTCGGATTGCCGGCGGAAAACGCCGCGATCAAGCACGGCATCGCGCCGGACAAGTGGACCTGGGACAACATTCACGAGATGGAGAACCAGCTGAAGCAGCTGGGACTTTCCTATGACTGGGACCGGGAGGTGCAGACCTGCAGTCCGGATTATTACCGCTGGATGCAGTGGATTTTCATTCAGTTCTTCAACAAGGGCCTCGCTTATAAGAAGGAAAACCCGGTGAACTGGTGTCCCAGCTGCCAGACGGTGCTGGCCAACGAACAGGTTGTGGACGGCTGCTGCGAGCGCTGTAAAACGCCGGTGGGAAAGAAAAATCTGTCCCAGTGGTATTTCAAGATTACCGATTATGCGGATCGTCTGCTGGAGGATCTGGACCATCTTCCGGGGTGGCCGAACAAAGTAAAGGTCATGCAGGAGAACTGGATCGGAAAATCCGTCGGCGCCAATATCGACTTCCGGATCGACGGCACTGACCGGGTGCTGAAGGTCTTCACCACCCGCGCCGACACCCTGTTCGGCTGCACATACATGGTTATGGCGCCGGAGCATCCCTTTGTAAAAGAGCTCGTGGACGGAACGCAGTATCAGGGGCCGGTGGACGAGTACCTGGACAGGGTCCAGCATATGAACGAGATAGAGAGGACCTCGACGACAAAGGAAAAGACGGGCGTGTTCATCGGCAGATACGCTGTCAATCCGGTGAACGGGAAGAAGGTTCCGATCTTCATTTCCGACTATGTCCTGATGGGATACGGAACAGGCGCCATCATGGCGGTGCCTGCGCATGACCAGAGAGACTTTGACTTCGCCAGAGCGTTCGACCTGGAGATTATTCCGGTCGTTGACCCGGGAAATCCGGACATCGATGTAAACGATCTGAAGGAGGCATTTGCTGCAGAAGGAACCATGATCAATTCCGGGCAGTTTGACGGCATGAACAACCGGAAGGCGATACCGGCCATGATCGACTGGCTCAATGAAAACGGCGTCGGGGAAAAGACCGTGAACTACAAGCTGCGTGACTGGCTGATTTCCAGACAGCGCTACTGGGGAACCCCGATTCCGATGATTTACTGCGACGACTGCGGATGGGTTCCGGAAAAGGAGGAAAACCTTCCGGTTCTGCTGCCCACCGACGTGAAATTCACCGGAAAGGGAGAATCCCCGCTGACGACATCCAGGACCTTCGGAGAGTGCAGCTGCCCGCGCTGCGGAAAGAAGGCCAGAAGAGAGATGGACACGATGGACACCTTCCTGGATTCCTCCTGGTATTTCCTGCGTTACTGCGATCCTAAGAACGAAAAGCAGGCGTTCAGCCGGGAGAAGACGGATTACTGGATGAACGTAGATCAGTACATCGGCGGAGTGGAACACGCCATTCTGCATCTGATGTACGCCCGGTTCTTCCAGATGGCTCTTCATGACCTGGGCCTGGTGAAGGATCAGGAACCATTTGAAAACCTCCTGACACAGGGCATGGTCAACAAGGATGGCAAGAAGATGAGTAAATCTCTGGGCAACGTCGTCAGCCCCGAGGAGATTATCGACCGATACGGCGCCGATACAGCGCGCCTGTTTATCCTTTTCGCGGCGCCGCCGGAGAAGGAGCTCGACTGGTCCGATACCGGCGTCGAGGGAAGCTACCGCTTCCTCAACCGCGTATGGCGGCTGGTCTATGACTTTGTCACAAATTATGACGTGAAGGAAACCGCCTTCAGTGTCGTGACAGAGGATGATAAAAAACTGAACTATATGTTGAATACGACGATAAAGAAAATTACGGATGATGTGAGCGGACGCTTCAGTTTCAATACGGCGATCAGTTCAATCATGGAGCTTGTGAATGAGCTTTACCGGTATAAGCAGCACGCGGAGATCAACGAGCCGCTGTTCTGCGCAGCCGTCACCAGGCTGGTCGTGATCCTTTCGCCCTTCACGCCTCATATCTGTGAGGAAATGTGGAGCGCCCTGGGGCATACAGAGTCGCTGACCGAAGTCGGCTGGCCCGCCTATGATGAATCCGCGCTGGAACAGGATACCATCGAGATCATCGTGCAGATCAACGGGAAGCTGAAGGAAAAGATGCAGATCGCCAGCGGCCTTGACCGCGCTGCCCTGGAGGAACAGGTCAGAGCGAACGGGAAGGTGCAGGCGCTGATCGAAGGCAAAAATGTGGTAAAGACGATTGCGGTTCCTG
Protein-coding sequences here:
- the rsfS gene encoding ribosome silencing factor, whose translation is MENKEFAMQAAEVLNQKKGIGIKVIDIAGKSSFADYLIVASGGSDRQVAALSDAVEDHFEALGVTPRSIAGKNNTGWVLMDYGDVIVNIFNPELRERYNLEQVWGDCSFVEIKDQ
- the leuS gene encoding leucine--tRNA ligase, translated to MDEKYNFKQVEKKWQKYWQEHDSFHTEEDPSKEKYYVLEMFPYPSGKLHMGHVRNYSIGDVVARFKKMQGYNVLHPMGFDSFGLPAENAAIKHGIAPDKWTWDNIHEMENQLKQLGLSYDWDREVQTCSPDYYRWMQWIFIQFFNKGLAYKKENPVNWCPSCQTVLANEQVVDGCCERCKTPVGKKNLSQWYFKITDYADRLLEDLDHLPGWPNKVKVMQENWIGKSVGANIDFRIDGTDRVLKVFTTRADTLFGCTYMVMAPEHPFVKELVDGTQYQGPVDEYLDRVQHMNEIERTSTTKEKTGVFIGRYAVNPVNGKKVPIFISDYVLMGYGTGAIMAVPAHDQRDFDFARAFDLEIIPVVDPGNPDIDVNDLKEAFAAEGTMINSGQFDGMNNRKAIPAMIDWLNENGVGEKTVNYKLRDWLISRQRYWGTPIPMIYCDDCGWVPEKEENLPVLLPTDVKFTGKGESPLTTSRTFGECSCPRCGKKARREMDTMDTFLDSSWYFLRYCDPKNEKQAFSREKTDYWMNVDQYIGGVEHAILHLMYARFFQMALHDLGLVKDQEPFENLLTQGMVNKDGKKMSKSLGNVVSPEEIIDRYGADTARLFILFAAPPEKELDWSDTGVEGSYRFLNRVWRLVYDFVTNYDVKETAFSVVTEDDKKLNYMLNTTIKKITDDVSGRFSFNTAISSIMELVNELYRYKQHAEINEPLFCAAVTRLVVILSPFTPHICEEMWSALGHTESLTEVGWPAYDESALEQDTIEIIVQINGKLKEKMQIASGLDRAALEEQVRANGKVQALIEGKNVVKTIAVPDKLVNFVVR